The Athene noctua chromosome 23, bAthNoc1.hap1.1, whole genome shotgun sequence genome window below encodes:
- the KCNA2 gene encoding potassium voltage-gated channel subfamily A member 2 → MTVATGDPADEAAALPGHPQDTYNPETDHECCERVVINISGLRFETQLKTLAQFPETLLGDPKKRMRYFDPLRNEYFFDRNRPSFDAILYYYQSGGRLRRPVNVPLDIFSEEIRFYELGEEAMEMFREDEGYIKEEERPLPENEFQRQVWLLFEYPESSGPARIIAIVSVMVILISIVSFCLETLPIFRDENEDMHGSGLSHPPYSNSSMGYQQSTSFTDPFFIVETLCIIWFSFEFLVRFFACPSKAGFFTNIMNIIDIVAIIPYFITLGTELAEKPEDGQQGQQAMSLAILRVIRLVRVFRIFKLSRHSKGLQILGQTLKASMRELGLLIFFLFIGVILFSSAVYFAEADESESQFPSIPDAFWWAVVSMTTVGYGDMVPTTIGGKIVGSLCAIAGVLTIALPVPVIVSNFNYFYHRETEGEEQAQYLQVTSCPKIPSSPDLKKSRSASTISKSDYMEIQEGVNNSNEDFREENLKTANCTLANTNYVNITKMLTDV, encoded by the coding sequence ATGACAGTTGCTACCGGAGATCCTGCAGATGAAGCTGCAGCTCTTCCCGGTCACCCGCAGGACACGTATAACCCTGAGACCGACCATGAATGCTGCGAGAGGGTGGTCATTAATATTTCGGGTCTGCGCTTTGAGACACAGCTCAAGACACTAGCCCAGTTTCCAGAGACCTTACTAGGGGATCCTAAAAAGAGAATGAGGTATTTTGACCCGCTCCGGAATGAGTATTTCTTTGATCGGAACAGACCCAGCTTCGATGCGATTTTGTACTATTACCAGTCTGGTGGGAGGTTGCGGAGGCCGGTTAATGTGCCCTTAGATATCTTCTCGGAAGAGATTCGTTTCTATGAACTGGGGGAAGAAGCGATGGAGATGTTTCGAGAGGATGAAGGCTACATCAAAGAAGAGGAAAGACCGTTGCCTGAGAATGAGTTTCAGAGACAAGTGTGGTTGCTCTTTGAGTACCCTGAGAGCTCAGGCCCTGCCAGGATTATAGCTATTGTCTCTGTCATGGTGATTTTGATCTCCATTGTCAGCTTTTGCCTGGAAACTTTGCCCATTTTTCGGGATGAGAACGAAGACATGCACGGCAGTGGGCTGAGCCATCCCCCCTACTCCAACAGCAGCATGGGGTACCAGCAGTCCACCTCTTTCACAGACCCCTTCTTCATTGTGGAGACACTTTGCATCATCTGGTTCTCCTTCGAGTTCTTGGTGAGGTTTTTCGCCTGCCCCAGCAAGGCTGGATTTTTTACCAACATCATGAACATTATAGACATCGTAGCCATCATTCCCTATTTCATCACTTTGGGGACAGAGCTGGCTGAGAAGCCGGAGGACGGTCAGCAAGGCCAGCAAGCCATGTCCTTGGCCATCCTTCGAGTCATCCGCTTGGTGCGGGTCTTCAGGATCTTCAAACTCTCCCGACACTCCAAGGGGCTGCAGATCCTGGGGCAGACTCTCAAGGCCAGCATGCGGGAGCTGGGCCtcttgatatttttcctcttcatcGGCGTCATCCTCTTCTCCAGCGCCGTCTACTTTGCCGAGGCCGACGAGAGCGAGTCCCAGTTCCCGAGCATCCCCGATGCCTTCTGGTGGGCCGTGGTTTCCATGACGACTGTTGGCTACGGAGACATGGTCCCCACAACCATCGGGGGGAAAATAGTGGGTTCCTTGTGTGCCATCGCTGGCGTATTAACGATTGCCTTACCAGTGCCCGTCATAGTGTCTAACTTCAATTACTTCTACCACCGGGAGACGGAGGGAGAGGAGCAGGCTCAATATTTGCAAGTAACCAGCTGCCCAAAGATCCCCTCTTCCCCTGACctaaagaaaagcagaagtgccTCTACTATTAGTAAGTCTGATTATATGGAGATTCAGGAAGGCGTAAACAATAGCAATGAGGATTTCAGGGAGGAGAACTTGAAGACAGCCAATTGCACCCTAGCTAACACAAACTATGTGAATATCACCAAAATGCTAACCGATGTCTAG